The genomic interval GGTGACCCAGTCGCGCATCGCCTCGTTCAAGGCGTCCTTCAGCGTGCGCGTGCCCGATTTCACCGCGACTACCTCGGCCCCTAACAGACGCATACGGAAAACGTTCGGAGTCTGGCGGCGCGTGTCCTCCTCGCCCATATAGATCACGCATTCCAGCCCCAGGCGCGCGGCCACGGTCGCGGTGGCCACGCCATGCTGGCCGGCACCGGTCTCCGCGATGATGCGGGTTTTGCCCAGGCGCTTGGCCAGCAGGGCCTGACCGATGGTGTTGTTCACCTTGTGCGCGCCGGTGTGGTTCAGGTCTTCGCGCTTGAAGTACACCTGCGCCCCGCCCAGCTCCTTCGACAGGCGCTCGGCGTGGTAAAGCGGATTGGGCCGCCCGACGAACTGCTTCAGATCATGGTCCAGCTCTGCCATGAAATCGGCATCGCCCATGTACTGCTCGTACGCCTTTTGCAGCTCGTCCAGCGCACCCATCAGCGTCTCGGACACAAAGCGCCCGCCATAGGGCCCGAAATGCCCGCGGGCATCCGGGAACGCCGCCCAGTCGATCTTGCTCATTCGTTCACCTCGCATTGGCGCACGGCCTTCACAAAGGCCTCCATGCGCCGTGCATCCTTGATTCCCGGGCCACTCTCGACCCCGGAGCTTACGTCGACCCCGTACGGGCGCAGGTGTTCCAGCGCCTCGCGTACCGAATCCTCGTCCAGCCCCCCGGCCAGCAGCCAGGGCCGGTCCAGCCCATCGGGCACCGTGTCCCAGTCGAACCGGTGGCCGGAACCGCCACTACGTCCGGCTCCATGGCTGTCCAGCAGAAAGCCCTGCGCCTGGGGGTGGGCGTCCATCACCGGCCGCGGATCACCCGTCTCGTTCATCGACACCGCTTTGAGATAGGGGTACCCGAAACGCGCACATTCCGTTGCCGATTCATGACCGTGGAACTGCAGGCAGTCCAGGCGCACCCCGGAAAGGATCTCCTCGACGCGCGCCGGCTCCGGATCCACGAACAGCCCCACCGTCGTCACGAAGGGCGGCAGCGCCGCAGCGATCTCCGCCGCCTGGTCGGGCTCGACATAACGGCGGCTGGGCGGATGGAACACCAGGCCAATCGCGTCGGCCCCGGCACGCGCCGCGGCCACCGCCTGCTCCGGCGTCGTGATCCCGCAAATCTTTACCCGATAGCGCATCCCGCTCCGGCCTCATTCATCAAGCGCCAAAGCCTACCAGAACCGCGGCCCGCGACCCCTTTCCCGCAATCAGATCGCCCCATTGCCGGGGATCCCTTCCAGCATCGGCCCCTCGGCACTGGGGAGAGCGAACTCGGGCGGATAGTCGACGTGCACGAAATAAAGCCCCCCGGCCGGCGCCGTGATCCCCGAGACGCGCCGGTCGCGGGCCGCAAGAATCCGTGCAGCCCAGCCCGGCTCTTCGCGCCCGTCGCCGATCGCCAGAAGAACCCCGGCGATGTTGCGTACCATGTGATGCAGGAAGGCATTGGCATGGATATCCAGAATCACATACGAACCCCGCCGCTGGACCGCAATCAAGTGCACCTCCCGGATCGGCGACTTGGCCTGGCACCCGGCGGCGCGCAAGCTGGAAAAGTCGTGTTCGCCCACGAAGACCTGCGCCGCGTCGTGCATCCGCGCGGCATCCAGCGGACGGCGCCACCAGGCCACCCGCCCCGCTTCCAGTGCAGGCCGCACCGCTCGATTCGCGATCACATAGCGATAGCGGCGACCGAATGCCTTGAAACGCGCATGAAAGTCTTCAGCGACCGGCTCGGCCCAGCGCAGGGCAATCCCGTCCGGTAGGCGACTGTTTACACCCAGCACCCAGGAATGCCGCTCCCGCACCGCCGAAGTGTCAAAGTGCGCCACTTGAGCGGTCGCATGCACACCCGCGTCCGTGCGCCCCGCGCAGCTGAGCTCGATCCCGTGATTCGCCACGAAACTCAGCGCCGCTTCCAGATGCCCCTGCACGCTGGGGCCGTCTTTCTGGCGTTGCCAGCCCAGCAGCCCACGCCCGTCGTACTCGACCCCCAACGCCCAGCGCTGACAAACCGTTCCAGGCACCCGGTCTGCATCACGCATTGTCGAAGTCGCATTTGTCATCACCCGATCACCACCACCAGGCGATCCAGCCACCTGCAACCGCCACTGTCCACAACCACACCACGGCCCCCGCGCCCTCTTTCCGAACCTCGTCCATGTCCTGGTGGGACTCGCGAGCCCCTGGCGCTGGCACCTCCCCACTCAAGGCCCGATCCAGCCGAGCAATCAGCCAGTCGCGCGCCGCCTGCAGTCGTTCCCGCCATCCACCCCGGAGTTGCTCACGTTCGCGCTCGGTATTAACCCGATCCGACTCGAACAGCGCCAGAGCCAGAAAAAGCCGCTGCGCGAAGCGCGCGCCCCACGCGCCAAAGCAACCACGAGGACCCGCCAACAAGGTCGACAGCGCCCAGACCAGCTCGCCGCGCGAGAAACGCTCCGTCAGCCAGACCACCAGCACCACCACCAGCGCCAACGCCCCGATCCGCCAGGCGGCCTCGCTCAGGCCGGCCAGCACCGAATCCCCGCCTGCTTCGACTGGCCATACGCCGAAGAACACCAGCAACGAGAGATAAAACCATTTCAGTCGCCAGAGCAGGCGCCCGCATCGCCGCCAGGCGAACGGCCCGACCCATACCAACCCGACCGCGCC from Thioalkalivibrio sp. ALJ12 carries:
- the truA gene encoding tRNA pseudouridine(38-40) synthase TruA, whose amino-acid sequence is MGVEYDGRGLLGWQRQKDGPSVQGHLEAALSFVANHGIELSCAGRTDAGVHATAQVAHFDTSAVRERHSWVLGVNSRLPDGIALRWAEPVAEDFHARFKAFGRRYRYVIANRAVRPALEAGRVAWWRRPLDAARMHDAAQVFVGEHDFSSLRAAGCQAKSPIREVHLIAVQRRGSYVILDIHANAFLHHMVRNIAGVLLAIGDGREEPGWAARILAARDRRVSGITAPAGGLYFVHVDYPPEFALPSAEGPMLEGIPGNGAI
- a CDS encoding phosphoribosylanthranilate isomerase, with product MRYRVKICGITTPEQAVAAARAGADAIGLVFHPPSRRYVEPDQAAEIAAALPPFVTTVGLFVDPEPARVEEILSGVRLDCLQFHGHESATECARFGYPYLKAVSMNETGDPRPVMDAHPQAQGFLLDSHGAGRSGGSGHRFDWDTVPDGLDRPWLLAGGLDEDSVREALEHLRPYGVDVSSGVESGPGIKDARRMEAFVKAVRQCEVNE